Proteins found in one Bicyclus anynana chromosome 26, ilBicAnyn1.1, whole genome shotgun sequence genomic segment:
- the LOC128199546 gene encoding uncharacterized protein LOC128199546: protein MDRTARVLLLLALRRIKKKKQKRKYWVHPLLTIMNKDGNHFKRKYEALKVDEVKFFDYFRMSVGCFEELLSLIKPHLQKKYIFRKPIEPLEMLGLTIRYLATGNTFKDMHFTYYRGKSTITEIVKFVCRILWNILKRLELPKITTELMEQIAQEYEKKTNFPNCIGALDGKHIRILSPDHSGSLFFNYKNYNSIVLLALVDTNYKFIYVDIGAYGKECDSTVFQNSKLYDLLKKGQLSIPPPKPLPGFQKEIPFVFVADEGLPLTKNIMRPYSGKFLSIEKRVFNYRLSRARRYVESAFGILANKWRIFHRPINVSYDFTIDIIKACCVLHNFVLNRDGAQTFEEMIIDDSLQILHETTHESRTEANIIRNEFCNYFNSNIGALSWQLTKI from the exons ATGGATCGCACTGCGCGTGTTCTACTTCTGCTTGCGTTAAGGCGtattaagaaaaagaaacagaaaAGAAAGTACTGGGTGCACCCATTACTGACAATTATGAATAAAGATGGAAACCACTTCAAAAGGAAATATGAGGCGCTAAAAGTGGACGAGGTTAAATTTTTCGATTACTTTAGGATGAGTGTAGGATGTTTTGAAGAGCTTCTTAGTTTGATAAAGCctcatttacaaaagaaatacatatttagaaaACCCATCGAACCTCTGGAGATGCTGGGATTAACTATaag gtaccTGGCGACGGGAAATACTTTTAAAGATATGCATTTCACATATTATCGTGGAAAATCTACAATAACAGaaatagtaaaatttgtttGTCGTATTTTATGGAACATTCTTAAAAGGTTGGAATTACCAAAAATTACAACAGAGCTGATGGAACAAATTGCTCAAGAGTATGAAAAAAAGACCAACTTTCCTAATTGTATAGGAGCGCTAGATGGAAAACACATTCGTATATTGAGCCCGGATCACAGTGGATCcctatttttcaattataaaaattataattccatTGTTCTATTAGCACTTGTTGATACgaattacaaatttatatatGTCGATATAGGTGCATATGGTAAGGAATGTGACTCcactgtttttcaaaattcaaaactatacgacttattaaaaaaaggtcAATTATCTATACCTCCGCCAAAACCGTTACCtggctttcaaaaagaaattccTTTTGTCTTCGTGGCGGATGAAGGATTACCactgacaaaaaatataatgcgcCCATATTCTGGGAAGTTTTTATCGATAGAAAAACGAGTTTTTAATTATCGTTTGAGCCGAGCCAGACGATATGTTGAGAGCGCTTTTGGCATACTCGCAAATAAATGGCGCATATTTCACCGACCCATTAATGTTTCTTACGATTTCACAATAGACATTATAAAAGCATGCTGTGTATTACACAACTTTGTATTGAATCGAGATGGCGCACAAACGTTTGAAGAAATGATTATTGACGATTCTTTGCAAATTTTACACGAAACAACACATGAAAGTAGAACAGAAGCTAACATAATCAGAAAcgaattttgtaattattttaatagtaatattgGAGCTCTAAGTTGGCAGttaacgaaaatataa
- the LOC128199547 gene encoding uncharacterized protein LOC128199547 — MEVEEAICVYLLLRKKERKKKRQYWVHPILRDRFTHGQFQTLYPKLRSFEPKFFNYLRMSINSFDELLEMMSKQIESNDTHMRSSVSPEEKLVITLRYLGTGCSFGELHYNFRLGKSTITGIVREVCEALWEKVTKNVMPEPSEDIWKKIAKDFEKYANFPNCIGAIDGKHIRITKPKDSGSLYYNYKTFFSIVLLALCDSNYCFTFIDIGSYGKSSDSAIFKNSAFYKRLIEKSLHIPKPKPISETDPKPLPYVIVGDEAFGLSENVMRPYAGKGLSYEKKYLITGYQELDVLLNALLEFWQTSGAFFIGL; from the exons ATGGAAGTCGAAGAAGCAATATGTGTGTACTTGTTGCTCcgtaaaaaagaaagaaagaagaaacggCAGTATTGGGTGCATCCAATATTACGCGATCGGTTTACTCATGGTCAGTTTCAGACTTTATATCCAAAATTAAGAAGTTTTGAACCAAAATTCTTCAATTATTTGAGAATGTCGATAAATTCATTTGATGAATTATTAGAAATGATGAGTAAACAAATTGAATCTAATGATACCCATATGAGGTCAAGCGTGTCCCCAGAAGAAAAACTCGTGATCACATTAAg atatCTGGGTACTGGTTGTTCCTTTGGAGAACTACATTACAACTTTCGTCTTGGCAAATCTACAATCACAGGAATTGTCCGTGAAGTATGTGAAGCTCTGTGGGAAAAAGTCACAAAAAACGTCATGCCTGAACCCAGCGAAGATATATGGAAGAAAATAgctaaagattttgaaaaatatgcaAATTTTCCCAATTGCATAGGCGCCATAGATGGCAAGCATATAAGGATTACAAAACCCAAAGATTCGGGttctttgtattataattacaaaacttttttttccaTAGTACTGTTGGCACTTTGTGATAGTAACTATTGTTTTACTTTCATAGATATCGGATCTTACGGAAAAAGTAGTGATTctgcaatttttaaaaattcagcaTTTTATAAAAGGTTAATAGAAAAGTCATTACACATACCAAAACCTAAACCAATATCTGAAACAGATCCTAAACCATTGCCATACGTCATAGTTGGCGATGAAGCGTTTGGTTTATCCGAAAATGTAATGCGACCCTATGCAGGTAAAGGGCTAtcatacgaaaaaaaatatttaattacaggtTATCAAGAGCTCGACGTTTTATTGAATGCACTTTTGGAATTCTGGCAAACAAGTGGCGCATTTTTCATAGGCCTATAA
- the LOC128199548 gene encoding uncharacterized protein LOC128199548, with amino-acid sequence MAEYDVDHLISLIYERPVLWDKTISQFKDKNLKTEAWREVCTSLYSNFEELNTVEKSKIGNDVIKKWRGIKDNFTKYEKKLNEQCKSGAGAKKIKQYHLYDQLLFLKKNFQNKTTSSLDDEEIRPSTSTQQSQQPVMPRYQPASRKRKIDEDEFEKNIIAALKTPESRHLSFFKGILPSLEKLNDNQTIIFQSRVLQILTDLHQPSYYPSHYQTSQTSVQANYQTSQTTVQTGYQTAQMSMQSGYQTSIQRSAFQSGCETSPAPMQSSPQTPRNDDVNEPEQINFDEELTNLTNDTQSEYEF; translated from the exons ATGGCGGAGTACGATGTCGACCACCTGATATCTTTAATTTACGAACGTCCCGTCCTTTGGGACAAAACTATATCACAATtcaaagacaaaaatttaaaaacagaaGCATGGAGGGAAGTGTGTACAAGTTTATATTCAAATTTTGAGGAGTTAAATACTgttgaaaaatcaaaaatcg gtaacgATGTCATAAAAAAATGGAGAGGAATCAaggataattttacaaaatacgaaaaaaaattaaacgagcAATGTAAATCCGGAGCTGGggccaaaaaaattaaacaatatcatCTATACGACCAGCTCCTATTtctgaaaaagaattttcaaaataaaacaacatcaaGTCTTGACGATGAAGAAATAAGACCAAGCACCTCAACCCAACAAAGCCAGCAACCTGTCATGCCACGTTACCAGCCTGCATCGCGTAAAAGAAAAATTGACGAAGACGAATTTGAGAAGAATATTATAGCTGCTTTAAAAACACCTGAAAGTAgacatttatctttttttaaaggaattttGCCATCATTGGAAAAATTGAATgataatcaaacaataattttccAAAGTCGTGTCCTACAGATATTAACTGATTTACACCAACCATCATACTATCCCAGCCACTATCAAACTTCACAAACATCCGTCCAAGCAAACTATCAAACATCTCAAACAACTGTTCAGACTGGCTATCAAACAGCTCAAATGTCTATGCAGAGTGGCTACCAAACATCCATTCAACGCAGTGCCTTCCAAAGCGGATGCGAAACATCACCGGCACCTATGCAATCGTCTCCACAAACGCCAAGGAATGATGATGTAAATGAGCCAGAACAAATTAATTTCGATGAGGAACTAACAAATTTGACGAATGACACACAATCGGAATACGAGTTTTGA